In Runella sp. SP2, the genomic window TCTGATTTTCTATCTCTCCAGACTGAGTGAGGGTGAACACCATTTCTGATAATAATTCCGCCTTGCATCGACCATTCAATCCATACACTTGGGCCATCAATCAACAAATAATCACCTTGGGCTGCCATGGTTGTACCTCCGTAATAAGAAACGTAGGTTTCGTCTAGCTCGGATTTGTATTTGGCCAATACTGCTGCGGCTGCTTTGTCATCCAAATCATCGACATAAGTTTTAATCGCGGCCAACAATAAATCTTTCTGAGCCGTCGTCAAGTTTCCAGCTTTTACTCCCGTTTTAGTGGCTGGGAAACTGCCGTCTTTTTGAGGACCAACAATCAAATCATTTTGCGCCGCCGAACGCTTTGCCGTAGCTAGTTCGGCGGTACTTAGGCTTTTCATAAAATTAGCCAATGCCGCTGTTTCTTGCACCAAAGGTTGTACCGTTTTTCCTGTGTTCGTCGATGTCCAAGTTGGATACGGCTCTGTTGAGCGGAACGACGGTGTGCCACCTGTCATTTTACCCCCATTGTAGGTATGAATAATAGTTCCGTGGTGACCACCAATTTGCAAACACCACAAACCCGTTGTACTTGGCGTTCCTAGAATCCCAATGTAGTAATTACCTGAGCCATAGCCGCTGTCACCGCCGTTTGCTCTCAGATAGTCATCCGCATCAATAATCCCTGCATATTCTTCACTTCCTTCGTTAGCTCCTGTTCCCGTAGCTACTTTCACTAAGTTATAGAAAGCCGTCCATTGCGCGGTAGAGAACGTACTTGAAGCTAATCCTACACGTCCTTTGTACAATGATTGGGGCAAATTGCTCCAGAGTTTGGCTTGGGCAACGGTATAAGTATATTGTGCTGAGGTCAACTGAGAGGATGTTAATGTAGTTTTAAACGCCTCGGCAGCTGCCACAATAGCCGCAATGTCGGTATCCATTGCCCAAGCCGTGCCTGTGCCCGACGACGAACCTGCGGCTGAGACCGAAAGCGACAACGTGCACGATTGACCACCCAATGAAATAGCAAATGAAGCTGTTCCACTAGCTGAGGGAGTACCTGTGATGGCATAGGTCACTGAACCTGCTCCCGACGCCAAAGTTCCTGATGCTAACGTGGCGGTCAAGCCTGTAACCCCCGTGGAGGCAATCCCCGAACCCGCCGAATAAGCCACACCATTGCCTCCCGTGTAGGGCACGGTGGCTGTTCCCGTGAAAGCGGCACTTGCTTGAGGTATGCCTGAGAAAGTAACTGAAACGCAGCTAAGAGCAGTTACCGTCGCTGTTGAAGTTGTTGGAGTAGGATCGTCTGTTGACTTACTACAAGCAATCAACAAAACAAAAGTGCTTACACAAACACTGGCGAGAAAATGATTCATTTTCATACTAATCAATTGAATTTGGTTTCAATTGATTAGACGCACCTTTTTAATTCGGTGTTGAGTTAAAGGAAGTATTTGAAAGTGAAAAGGAAAAAACGACAAGTGAATCGTCGATTTAGGTCGTTTCAAGCCACTTTTTGAAAGGCGTTACTTTTTCTTTGCTAATAATGATAGGAAACCCTGCTACGGGTTGCACTTTTACGTTGACACGACTGTTGAAATGCGATTCTATTTCTACGACACTTTCCCGCGAAAGAATATATTGCCGATTGGCACGGATAAATTCGGCGGGGTCGAGTTGGCCTTCTAAGTCTTCCAATTTAAAATCAATCACTAGCTTTCGACCATCGCATAACTGCCCATACACCAAGCCATTGTCTATAAAAAAGTAGGCAAATTCTTCGGTTTTGATGGGAAGTAATTTATCTCTAAATTTTACTAAAAAGCTTTTGCGATACGCTTTAGGCATAAAAACCTGCTGCTGAATCAATTCATTCAAACGTTCTTGTTGCATCAGCTGCTGGTTTTGAAATTTCTCAATCGAAAAACGCAACGAATCTTCATCGATGGGTTTCAACAAATAATCAACGCTGTTGTGTTTAAATGCCCGAATGGCGTATTCGTCAAAAGCCGTTGTAAAAATGATGGGAGTTTTGAGATGCACTTGTTCGTAGATGTCGAATGAAATTCCATCGGCTAGTTGAATATCCGAAAAAATCAAGTCGGGACTGGGATGAGACGTAAACCATTTTATACCTTCTTCTACGCTTTCAATGACCGTTTCGACGGGGTCTTCCACGCCTATTTCTCGCAACAAAAATTTCAATTGACTTGCCGCCGCTGGCTCATCTTCCACAATGACTATCTTCATGGTATTAATGGTAAAACAACACAAAATTCCTCCCCTTGTTTGATTTCAATTTCACAGTGAGTCAACAATTTAAAACGTTGGTTGAGGTTGGCCAATCCAATTCCCGTCCCCTCCGAATTCGGCCTCAGATTTAAAGAATTTCGAACCAACATTTGTTGACTATCTGTCTGGTATTCAACAAAGATACTCAACGGGTTTGCTGAGGAGATGACGTTATGTTTGATGGCATTTTCAATCAACAGTTGAATCGAAAGAGGTGGTATTTTGACGGGAGCCTGCGCATCTACGTTTTTATAAATTTTGAGGTTATTCCCAAAGCGCATTTGTAAAAGAAAAATATAGCTATCCACCAAATCCATTTCTTCTTTGAGCATTACCAGCGACTGTTCTTGCATTGTCAACGAATACCTAAGTACTTGCGATAATTTTTGGAGATACCGCTGACTTTTGGCTTTGTCTTCGTTGATAAGCCAGCTAAGGGTATTGAGAGAATTAAACAAAAAATGCGGGTTGAGTTGGTTTTTAAGGGAGTTAAGTTGAACCAATACATTTTCATGTTTTAGCTGCTCATTTTCCAGCAAAACCTCATTTTTCTTCTCCGCTTCGGTCATAAAACGGCTAAAAAAGTAAGCAATAATTGCCATCAATACGCCGCGAACCACGACCGTTCCTCCCGTTTTGAGGGGCAAACCAATGATAAAATAGTTCGCCAATGTCAAACCAACACTATACGCCGATAGTATAATCCCAGCTCCTACCCACTGCTTAGTTGCCACTTCGTTTTTCTTTGTGGCTTCATAAATCCATTGAATAAATCCCATTGCAAAGGCAACACTGAACGCTACTTGCAAAAAAATATCCAATTGAACGATGGGACGGTTCAATCGAGGGAGGTTGATAAATACGATGGGGAAATTGACAAACGATGCCACAAAGAGGGCGATTCCCCACACAAATCTTTTCTTCGTCATTCTGAAATATCAAGCTTTACGCTAATAACTGAAATCCGTTATTTCTTATTCAAACCACGAAGGTAAATATACGTGAAAAGGAAAAAATGGCCAGTGAATCTAAATAGGTAAAAAGCGTTCAGTTGAATACATTTCAAACTGAACGCTTTTTGTAAAATCGTTTGCTTTTTTGTATCGGGCGGGTTGTGAGCAACCCTTTACACACTTTGGGCGAGTTGTGAGCAACCCTTGGCACGAAGGGTTATTTTCTAAACTTCGTCACGCGTGCATCTTTAATCACCCCTTTCCAGTTGAGCCCGAATCCAAAATTATAAACGTTTCCATCGGTGTCTTTGTGGCAGGTCAAATCGTAAGGAACGTCTTCTGCCTGTTTTTCGACGGTTGTCATGTCCAACGGCATTTGCATTGGCAACAAAGCCGATGGCTCTGATTTACCCGCAATGGTTTCAATGATGGCTTGGTCTTGCACTCCAAAACTCAACAAAATCGCGGACGCCGCAGGCTCTATTTCCGAAAACACCATCGGATTGGTGGTATTGACCGATACAATCACAGGTTTCCCTTTCATCTTGGCTTTGGTATCTTGTACCAATTTCATATCAGTGTTGTTGGG contains:
- a CDS encoding DUF3500 domain-containing protein — translated: MNHFLASVCVSTFVLLIACSKSTDDPTPTTSTATVTALSCVSVTFSGIPQASAAFTGTATVPYTGGNGVAYSAGSGIASTGVTGLTATLASGTLASGAGSVTYAITGTPSASGTASFAISLGGQSCTLSLSVSAAGSSSGTGTAWAMDTDIAAIVAAAEAFKTTLTSSQLTSAQYTYTVAQAKLWSNLPQSLYKGRVGLASSTFSTAQWTAFYNLVKVATGTGANEGSEEYAGIIDADDYLRANGGDSGYGSGNYYIGILGTPSTTGLWCLQIGGHHGTIIHTYNGGKMTGGTPSFRSTEPYPTWTSTNTGKTVQPLVQETAALANFMKSLSTAELATAKRSAAQNDLIVGPQKDGSFPATKTGVKAGNLTTAQKDLLLAAIKTYVDDLDDKAAAAVLAKYKSELDETYVSYYGGTTMAAQGDYLLIDGPSVWIEWSMQGGIIIRNGVHPHSVWRDRKSDYGGN
- a CDS encoding LytTR family DNA-binding domain-containing protein, which encodes MKIVIVEDEPAAASQLKFLLREIGVEDPVETVIESVEEGIKWFTSHPSPDLIFSDIQLADGISFDIYEQVHLKTPIIFTTAFDEYAIRAFKHNSVDYLLKPIDEDSLRFSIEKFQNQQLMQQERLNELIQQQVFMPKAYRKSFLVKFRDKLLPIKTEEFAYFFIDNGLVYGQLCDGRKLVIDFKLEDLEGQLDPAEFIRANRQYILSRESVVEIESHFNSRVNVKVQPVAGFPIIISKEKVTPFKKWLETT
- a CDS encoding sensor histidine kinase, yielding MTKKRFVWGIALFVASFVNFPIVFINLPRLNRPIVQLDIFLQVAFSVAFAMGFIQWIYEATKKNEVATKQWVGAGIILSAYSVGLTLANYFIIGLPLKTGGTVVVRGVLMAIIAYFFSRFMTEAEKKNEVLLENEQLKHENVLVQLNSLKNQLNPHFLFNSLNTLSWLINEDKAKSQRYLQKLSQVLRYSLTMQEQSLVMLKEEMDLVDSYIFLLQMRFGNNLKIYKNVDAQAPVKIPPLSIQLLIENAIKHNVISSANPLSIFVEYQTDSQQMLVRNSLNLRPNSEGTGIGLANLNQRFKLLTHCEIEIKQGEEFCVVLPLIP